The genomic DNA CAGGGGCACCCTGGTGCACGCGGTGCTGGAGCGGCTCTTCGACGCCCCGGCGGCCGAGCGCACCGCGCCGGCGGCTAGGGCGCTGGTCCCCGGTCAGTGGGACCGGCTGCGGGAGAGCAGGCCGGAGGTCGGTGAGCTGTTCGCGGACGACCCGGAGGGCGAGCGGCTCGCACAGTGGCTCGACGAGGCGGAGCGGCTCGTCGAGCGCTGGTTCAGCCTGGAGGACCCGAGCCGCCTGGAGCCCGCCGAGCGGGAGCTGTTCGTCGAGGCCGAGCTGGACTCCGGGCTGCGGCTGCGGGGCATCATCGACCGGGTCGACGTGGCCCCCACCGGCGAGGTGCGGATCGTCGACTACAAGACGGGCAAGGCACCCCGGCCGCAGTACGCGGAGGGCGCGCTGTTCCAGATGAAGTTCTACGCGCTGGTGGTGTGGCGGCTGAAGAAGGTCGTCCCGCGGCGCCTGCAGCTGGTCTATCTGGGCAGCGGTGACGTGCTCACGTATGACCCTGTCCTGGCGGACCTGGAGCGGGTCGAGCGCAAGCTGCTGGCGCTGTGGGAGGCGATCCGGCTGGCGACCGAGACGGGTGACTGGCGGCCGCGTCCCACCAAGCTGTGCGGCTGGTGCGACCACCAGGCGCACTGTCCGGAGTTCGGCGGCACTCCCCCGCCCTACCCGCTGCCGGTGAGGGCGGCCGAC from Streptomyces sp. CB09001 includes the following:
- a CDS encoding RecB family exonuclease — protein: METSTEDVAEDAGGPARPVAAVVDRADAAVEPQPLASEATAPAAAPAPVAIPPTSLSPSRAGDFMQCPLLYRFRVIDRLPEKPSEAATRGTLVHAVLERLFDAPAAERTAPAARALVPGQWDRLRESRPEVGELFADDPEGERLAQWLDEAERLVERWFSLEDPSRLEPAERELFVEAELDSGLRLRGIIDRVDVAPTGEVRIVDYKTGKAPRPQYAEGALFQMKFYALVVWRLKKVVPRRLQLVYLGSGDVLTYDPVLADLERVERKLLALWEAIRLATETGDWRPRPTKLCGWCDHQAHCPEFGGTPPPYPLPVRAADSAGTEQGRMGPD